From Candidatus Obscuribacterales bacterium, a single genomic window includes:
- a CDS encoding heme oxygenase (biliverdin-producing) gives MSSNLATKLKVSSNLATKLKEGTKKSHTMAENVGFVKCFLKGVVEKNSYRKLVANLYFVYSAIEEELEKHKEHPILSKIYFPELERKASLEQDLHYYYGSNWREQVAPSPAAQAYVQRIREVSATQPELLIAQSYTRYLGDLSGGQILKGIAQRGMNLNNGEGTAFYEFADIPDEKEFKVSYRQSLDALPITDDMADQIVDEANAAFGMNMKMFMELEGNLVKAIGQMLFNTLTRRRPRGENELATAE, from the coding sequence ATGAGCAGTAATCTAGCCACCAAGTTAAAAGTGAGCAGTAATCTAGCCACCAAGTTAAAAGAAGGAACCAAGAAGTCCCACACGATGGCAGAAAACGTGGGATTTGTGAAATGTTTTTTGAAGGGAGTCGTTGAGAAAAATTCCTATCGAAAACTCGTGGCCAACCTGTACTTTGTTTACTCTGCCATTGAAGAAGAGCTGGAGAAGCACAAAGAGCATCCTATTCTCTCCAAAATTTACTTTCCCGAACTTGAGCGGAAAGCCAGCCTAGAGCAAGATTTGCACTACTACTATGGCAGCAACTGGCGGGAGCAGGTTGCTCCATCTCCTGCGGCCCAAGCCTATGTGCAGCGCATCCGCGAAGTGTCTGCAACCCAGCCAGAATTGTTAATTGCTCAATCCTATACTCGTTATCTCGGTGATCTATCCGGCGGTCAGATCCTCAAGGGAATTGCCCAGCGCGGCATGAACTTGAACAATGGAGAAGGCACGGCGTTCTACGAATTTGCTGATATTCCTGACGAAAAAGAGTTCAAGGTCAGCTATCGCCAATCCCTGGATGCTTTGCCCATTACGGATGACATGGCCGACCAAATCGTGGATGAAGCCAACGCCGCCTTCGGTATGAACATGAAAATGTTCATGGAACTGGAAGGCAACTTGGTGAAAGCGATCGGGCAAATGCTGTTCAACACTCTTACCCGCCGCCGTCCTCGCGGCGAAAATGAGCTGGCTACGGCTGAGTAG
- the bchM gene encoding magnesium protoporphyrin IX methyltransferase, producing the protein MSLATNPKNDDKTIVREYFNETGFDRWRRIYGNGQVNTVQLDIRTGHQKTIDTVLTWLDADQNLPGLSICDAGCGVGSLSIPLAQRGARVYASDISDKMVGEAQVRAIATLNQRDNPSFMAQDLESLSGKYHTVICLDVLIHYPDDKSADMIAHLSSLAESRLILSFAPKTTAYSLLKKVGDFFPGPSKATRAYLHRETDVVAALERNGWTVQRNAMTKTRFYFSRLLEVTRA; encoded by the coding sequence ATGAGCCTAGCTACCAATCCGAAGAACGACGATAAAACCATTGTTCGGGAATACTTTAACGAAACCGGATTTGATCGCTGGCGACGCATTTATGGCAACGGCCAGGTCAATACCGTTCAGCTTGATATTCGCACGGGTCATCAAAAAACCATTGATACGGTGCTCACCTGGCTTGATGCTGACCAAAATCTTCCCGGTCTATCCATCTGTGATGCGGGTTGTGGAGTGGGTAGTCTTAGCATTCCCCTGGCCCAACGGGGGGCGCGGGTCTATGCCAGCGACATCTCGGACAAGATGGTGGGAGAGGCTCAGGTGCGGGCGATCGCTACCCTCAATCAGCGCGATAACCCCAGCTTCATGGCTCAAGATCTAGAAAGCCTATCGGGCAAATACCACACAGTTATTTGCCTAGATGTCTTGATCCACTACCCCGATGACAAGTCGGCGGATATGATTGCCCATCTTAGCAGCCTGGCAGAATCTCGTCTCATTCTTAGCTTTGCGCCCAAAACGACGGCCTACAGTTTGCTGAAAAAAGTGGGCGACTTTTTCCCTGGCCCCAGCAAAGCCACCCGTGCCTACCTGCACCGTGAGACTGATGTAGTGGCTGCCCTTGAGCGCAATGGCTGGACGGTGCAGCGCAATGCCATGACCAAGACCCGGTTTTACTTCTCGCGGCTGCTGGAAGTGACTCGCGCCTGA